AATGCTGTTGGTCTCTTTACCGGCGGCACGCTGAGCGGCGCGAGCTTTGGCTTGTTTGATGTATCAGGACCGGGAGATACCAATGTGATCAATTTTCTTAACGCAAACGGTGTTCTTGACGCGGCGGGTAATCCTACAGACATCGCACTTACAGCATCTTTCAACAATAATGTGTTAAATGCCAACGACGTATCGGGAGGCTTCTCCAATGGCTGTCAAAATGGCACAGCCGTAGCGGGAGCATGGTGTTTCGAAGGGACCGCAAATCTGCGGGGTTCTACCGAGATCCCTGAGCCGGGCATGCTCGCGCTTGTCGGTATAGGTCTTCTGGGATTCGGCGCAGCTTATCGCCGCCGCAAAGCATAATAATTGATCGCAACGCTTAGCTAGATACAAAAGCGCCTACTTCCGTGGGCGCTTTTTTTACGAATTAATGTCTGGGGCTCTAGCGCAGCCGTTCCCCGCGCGATTGACCCGCTGTGGCCAATTTCCCGCCGAGGGGGAAATACGGTCAGCCCAAGAGGAAAATTAGACCACATCCTTCCGCACACAAAACGATGCCAGGCAGTAACGAAACCAGCCGGTTTTTCCCGGATTTTTCCCGTTTTGCCCCCACCCCAATCCCCGTAAAACAGTATTACCCGCCCACACTAAAGTTTTCCCTATCCGCCCCCGGACACTTACTGTTTCGACACAAGGTCCTTCGCCAATACGTCTCCGCCTAGGCTATTGATGGGGAACCTGTACCGCCGTTAACTCTGCCCTGTACTGATCAGCAAATTGAAACCTCTTTCATAACCGAGCGCCACAGGCTCGACCTTATTTTTCAATAGATCCTCCGGGGCATATCAGACACAGCAAAAATTCGCAATCTCAGCCTCTTCTGTCGCTCATGTTGACACCTTCATATGAGAGGACGCTAATAACCTACCGGGAAATACGCTATTTCTCCTGTTCCATCAGCTAGTTATGTAAATAAATCGATAGCAGGCACGCCATTTGCTTATAAGGATGCGGGGCCTCAAGTTTTTAAAAACTCCAAACCCGATGTTAATTTTAATAATCCTTTAAAGATCAAATTATGAATAAGACGATAACTACACTTCTTGCCGCCGTAGGGATTGCCGCATCCGCTCCGGCATTAGCTGTCACTGTGGGCGGAGTTGATTTCGGAACACTGGGCGGAGCTCCCTCCCGCACTCATCTGGAAACTGCCACGCTAGCCCAAACTTTTGTCAACGGCAATGGCCAGAATGCGACGGCGTATGGATTCATCACTACCGTCAATGGTGACAATACCTATTGCTCCGACGGAAGCGGAAACTGCGGACTTTATTATGTTGCGCAGTTCAACAATTCACAAAACTTCTCCTCGAGCTATGTCGAGTTCACCAGCTCGACCGTTTCCGTGTTCTTTAGCAATAGCGCGCCGATCAATTTGTTGGTTCAAGATTCCCCCACAAACGTAGCGACCATCCAGGGCCTCAATGGCGGCAATCCCTGGGCAACGCTGACGGGCCATAATAATCTTGGAGGCGCAGCGGATCCGTCGGCCGTCCTCAACGGTGTCGGCCTGTTTACCGGCACAACTCTGAGCGGTAGCGGCTTTGGCTTGTTTGATGTGTCAGGCCCGGGCGATGTGAATGTGATTAATTTTCTCAACGCAAACGGTATTCTGGATTCGGCAGGCAACCCGACGGATATAGCACTTACCAGCTCCTTCAACAACTTTGTGCTGAACCCGATGGACCTCGCCAACGGATTCGCGGGAGGTTGCGCCAACGGAACCGCCGCTGCCGGCGCCTGGTGCTACCAAGGAACGGCAAACCTTCGCGGCTCTACCGAAATTCCTGAGCCGGGCATGCTCGCGCTTGTTGGTATCGGTCTTCTTGGGTTCGGCGCAGCATCCCGCCGCCGCAAAGCCTGATCGTCAGCCACAGTACTTAAGTTAGAAAAAAAAGCGCCCACCTTGGTGGGCGCTTTTTTTTCTTTAAATTAGGGCCGTTAACGCGGTGAATACCGCCCCGGCGCGAGCAGTCCCTCGGGGTCGAGTTCGCGCTTGAGGGCAGATACAATTTGCCAGTAGGGCGCCTCCGGTTTTATGAAGCACTCCATCGAATCTACTGTGGCCCGATAAGGAATGCAACCGATTTCCCGTCCAGCCTCAATCAGCGCAGTGTAGCATTTTACCGCCCGTTCAACGGCCTCTTCCCTGGCCCGGTCGAACAGTAGCGGCACCGAGCTGACAAAACAACGATTAGACAGGCTCGTTAGCGTTATCAAGGGCTCCACACGATGCGCAACACAGATTCCCCGTACCATTTGAACATACTCCCGCACCTTTTCAGCGCGCAATGGTACGAGCGGGGTGTACCATATCAAGCCGCAACCATCACGTGCAGGATTCAACGGTGTGTTACCGTCAGGTTTCTTGCCGGAAATCCAATACGCCAGAGGTAGCGCGACCTCGCTGGGCGAACCGGCCAGCGCCTGTAACGTTTTATCAAGCGTCGCGAGCATGTTTTGCAAACCCTGTCCCGCCTTTCCTGGCATAAAATCGCTTAGTCGCTTGAAATTCCCTACGGAGCGGGGAGTGAAAAATACCAGTTTTTTAAAAGCGCTCGGCAAGTTCTTCCTGATTAGCTTCTTTACAGCGCGAACCACGTACGGATGTCCATATATTGCGCCCGTCCCCATCCAAGGCATTACCTGATTCTGTCGTGCTATTTCCGATAAGTACTGCTCGTCGATCAACCCGTTTTGGTCAAGGTGATCACGAGGATAGGGTTCCATCATCGATAACACTCTACGCATGTCCAGCAGATTGATTGAACCAAGGTCGGCTCCAACGTCGCGCAATAAGTCGCGAATGGAGTCCACGGCACATTCGAGATCGCCATCTCCTGGCAACCCGAAGAAGAAGGCCTCCACCCGTTCCGGCAAGGGTGCAAGCGCTATGGTCATCTCCGTGACTATCCCAAATGCGCCCTGCGAGAAAATGCCGTCCAGGAACGGACCAACACCCCACTTGAACGCTTTATCGATCTCGGGACAACCTAATTCAGCCAGGGGCGGTCTATAAATCCTGCCATCAGGAAGAACCGCCTCTAGAGACATTACTGCCATAAAATGATCTGCGTAGGGGGTAATGCCGTAACCTCGCTCCAGGGCATTGCCGACTAAACTGCAATCCGGACCTGCTCCGGTGACTGGACAAAGAAACCTCAGAAAATTTTCGTCAAGATACTGCCGTAGAATGCGTTGGGTGACGCCCGGCTCAAGCGTAGCCAACCCTGTTTCAGCATCGAGTGTAATGGCGGTCATGTCGGAAAGGTCGACGATGACGCATCCATCGGCTGTCGGAAGAGAACTGCCGTACCCCCAATTATTGCCAGTGCTGATAGGGTATAACGGCACGCCGAATTCCCGGGAGGCCTGAACGATGCTCTGGACCTGGGCCTTGGAGATGGGCCGCACGGCTCCGGAAATGATCCGCTGGGTCCCCATGGTACAACTGCCATACCTTGCGCTTGCCGTCGATTGAGAGAACACTCTGCTGCTGCCAAGCTCCTCGGCTACTCTATCCAGGAATGCTCTACAATTCACAATAATCTCCTGGTGAAATCAGTTGGTTTGAAAGTCAGATACATGAGAAGGATTCTCTAACAGCACCTCTCGCGCTCTGAAGGTCGCCAACGGTCGGTATAGATCACCAAAGATGGCATTCGTTGAACAACACACCACCATTACTTTTCTCCGAATATGGGTACAGTCCAGCGGTTAATCCTGAGGTACCGCGCCTCTCGCCAGCTCATAATACCATTCACGCCTTCACTGAGCCGCTGCGCCGAAAGCCGGACTACATGCAAGTCCAGGGCCTGCGCCTCGTCAGATCCGGTCTGTGCACCTCGACATACTCGCAAAAGTATCCCTAGTCCAGTGCGGACCTCATTCTAACGGCAGCAAATAACAATAATCCAGCGCCGCTCCGGCTTGCCGCGCACTCGCTGCGAACTGACCTGATCACCGTCATGCCCCACATTTACTATTACGGCTGAGTTGGCGGACCTGTATCACTTCGTTGACGCGCCGTGTCTCGAAAGATTCGGCCTCACATTCCCCTGTAGATCAACTCGTCGTGTTTTCTGCCGTTATCCATTTAACGCTTATTCCGGATACCGCCAAATAGCGTTTAGAGAAATCCCGATAGGAGTTGAAAATGTCTAAAGTCCCAACAGAAATTGACGAGGAAGGTCTTATATTGTTGTCTGCCGGGCATACCGCCTTCCAGCTTTTATGGGCCGGGATTGAGCTTGATCTCTACGACAAGCTTTCAATTCGGCCAGCCCAAACACTGGACGAACTCGCCCAGTCCCTGAAATTGGCTCTTCAGCCGGCGCGGATTCTGCTCATTGGCTTAACAGCATTGGGAATTATCAGGTTAGAGAATGAACGTTACTATAATGCCCAATTGACGGAAGAGCGGATGGTAAAGGGTAAGCCGGGTTATGCCGGAACCATTCTTGGTTGGCAAGCGCATATCGTGTATCCCGGAATGATGGATTTTGTTCGTTCGCTGAAAGAAAGCCGTAATGTCGGCTTAACCAGGTTCTCCGGGACGGAGTCCAATTTGTATGGGCGCTTAACCCATGATAAAACCCTGGAAAAAGTTTTCCAGGACGCGATGAGCGGGCTGTCCAGATTGGCTAACCAATTCTTGCCTAAAGCCATGGACTTCAGCCCTTATAAGCTGGTGGTTGATGCTGGCGGAGGTGATGGAACCAATGCTCTGGCGATCGCACAACATCACTCAATGGTTAAAACTTGCGTGTTCGACTCCGCGTCCGTTTGCGAATACGCAAAGCATAATATTCAACAGGCGGGAATGACTGACCGTGTGTCTACTCACCCGGGTAATTTCTTTCATGACCCTTTCCCTTCCGGGACTGATTGCATTGTTTATTGCCACATTCTAACTATCTGGTCCATGGACAGAAATCGTATCCTGCTCAAGCGCACTTTTGATGCGCTGCCGGAGACGGGCGCAGTCGTAATTTTTAACATGATGGGTGGGGATGATGACAGGGGTCCACTCAGCACTGCTTTAGGCTCCCCATACTTTCTAGCCATTGCCACGGGTGAAGGCATGTTGCACCCATGGAAAGATTATGAAGCAGCTCTAGAGGACGCTGGTTTCCAACGCGTTGTGCGCCTGGATCAAGGCCTGCCAGTCAATCATGGAATTTTAGTGGGCTTCAAGAAATGATTCGGGTCTTCGCAGTAGTTTGAAAAGCCCGTGTCCAACTGACCGCTCACCTGTTTCGGCCATCCTTCAGCGGCCTGATCAGACGTGGTTAATCGATGCGTTCAATTATTAACGAAGGCGAGAATCCACAAGGACAAGGAGTTTTTATGAAGCTCTGCAGATTTTGGCCGGGCACCATCTATCTGTTGACGAGCGTTGGGACATGTTTCTCGCCCCCGCGTCGTGGAGGCGCGACGTCAAAATTATCGACGCCCCTACTAACCTGCTTGGGCCTTAATTTTCCTATTTAGCTGGATAGAAATGTATGCATGCCCCCACGTGTTTCCGACGTACGTTCTACCTATACCACGATCGTTCGAAAAAAAGCTGGAAAACCCGCCTGTTCCATTATTTGAGCCGATCAGTTAAGCCCTTATAATAACGTAGCAGAAACTTTACCTTCTTCCCCGGCAGTGGACCTCCAGTATTTGAGGAAACCCCGCGTTATGGTTATGACAGCCGTTAACCAGAAGACATTACCTCCAATAATCAAAGCCGCCAGTCCGGAGCGAGAAGCCGAGATGCGGGCGCAGATCAGAAAACTCGTGGGCGCTCGGGCCGCTCCATTTATGCGCCAATTGATCGGCGCCTGGTGTGTAATTATTGGTGCCATCTCGCTTGCGATCTGGCTGGACAACGTATGGATGAGTCTGGCCACGATATTTCTGGTCGCGACGCGCCAGAATTTGCTTGGGCTGTTGGTTCATGAGCAGGTTCATCGACTGGGCTCGCGAGGACGATATGGTGACTTGATAACAAATCTTTTTGCCGCTTATCCCCTGCTTGTATTGACGGTCGAGGGGTATGCTCAAGTGCATCTTGCACATCACAAATACTTCTATACGGAAAAGGATCCCGACTACGCTCGTAAATCGGGCACGGAATGGAGTATCCCTATGTCCCGGGGACAATTCGCGCGCATGTTGCTGCAGGATATACTTGGGATAAATATCGTGCGCCTGATTCGCAGCAAAAAGCTTGAAACAGATAGCGTGCGTGACGAGTTTCGCCGTCGCTACCCGACCCCGCAGTGGGTTCGCCCGACATTCTGGATTGTCGTCGCAGGTGCGCTGTCGTATAGCGGTGGGTGGGTGTATTTTCTTTTGTACTGGATTTTACCGCTGCTTACCGTTGCTCAATGCCTAGTTCGGTTAGGCGCGCTCAGCGAACACAAATACAACGTAAATTCCACGGAACTCAATGACTCCACGCATCTGATTGAACTTTCCTGGTGGGAGCGCGCGCTATTGCCCAATATGAATTTTACTTTGCATCACTACCATCACATGTTCCCTGGCTTATCATTCACAACTTTGCCACTTGTTCATCGCATGTATACCGAGGCAAACCTCGTGCACCGGGAAAATGTTTTGCATGGGTACGCAGACTTCATCCGTCGACGCATACTCGCCAAGTAACGCTCCTTGCTTGGAGCAAGCACTTTAGAACTCAGGCTGGGAGCAGTCGGCCGATCGCGGTTAAGCGTCAATCGCCGCTAACCGTCACGTATGGGTTGACCGTATCCATGAAGCAATCCGATCGGCATAACCGGCGTCAGGACAGGAAATGCAGTTCAGTTTAGACGCGGCCGCTCTGATCGAAGTGGCCAAAACAATCCGATAGGTCCACTGCCCGAAAATCCGAATTTTCCGCTGTATTCCATCCATCCCCATTTGGACCAGCCAACCCCCGATTACACGATTACATCCGCGGATTACGGCGCGATTGCGTAGCGCGTTTCTCATTTCTTA
The window above is part of the Nitrosospira sp. Is2 genome. Proteins encoded here:
- a CDS encoding PEP-CTERM sorting domain-containing protein — translated: MNKTITTLLAAVGIAASAPALAVTVGGVDFGTLGGAPSRTHLETATLAQTFVNGNGQNATAYGFITTVNGDNTYCSDGSGNCGLYYVAQFNNSQNFSSSYVEFTSSTVSVFFSNSAPINLLVQDSPTNVATIQGLNGGNPWATLTGHNNLGGAADPSAVLNGVGLFTGTTLSGSGFGLFDVSGPGDVNVINFLNANGILDSAGNPTDIALTSSFNNFVLNPMDLANGFAGGCANGTAAAGAWCYQGTANLRGSTEIPEPGMLALVGIGLLGFGAASRRRKA
- a CDS encoding FAD-binding oxidoreductase, which gives rise to MNCRAFLDRVAEELGSSRVFSQSTASARYGSCTMGTQRIISGAVRPISKAQVQSIVQASREFGVPLYPISTGNNWGYGSSLPTADGCVIVDLSDMTAITLDAETGLATLEPGVTQRILRQYLDENFLRFLCPVTGAGPDCSLVGNALERGYGITPYADHFMAVMSLEAVLPDGRIYRPPLAELGCPEIDKAFKWGVGPFLDGIFSQGAFGIVTEMTIALAPLPERVEAFFFGLPGDGDLECAVDSIRDLLRDVGADLGSINLLDMRRVLSMMEPYPRDHLDQNGLIDEQYLSEIARQNQVMPWMGTGAIYGHPYVVRAVKKLIRKNLPSAFKKLVFFTPRSVGNFKRLSDFMPGKAGQGLQNMLATLDKTLQALAGSPSEVALPLAYWISGKKPDGNTPLNPARDGCGLIWYTPLVPLRAEKVREYVQMVRGICVAHRVEPLITLTSLSNRCFVSSVPLLFDRAREEAVERAVKCYTALIEAGREIGCIPYRATVDSMECFIKPEAPYWQIVSALKRELDPEGLLAPGRYSPR
- a CDS encoding methyltransferase encodes the protein MSKVPTEIDEEGLILLSAGHTAFQLLWAGIELDLYDKLSIRPAQTLDELAQSLKLALQPARILLIGLTALGIIRLENERYYNAQLTEERMVKGKPGYAGTILGWQAHIVYPGMMDFVRSLKESRNVGLTRFSGTESNLYGRLTHDKTLEKVFQDAMSGLSRLANQFLPKAMDFSPYKLVVDAGGGDGTNALAIAQHHSMVKTCVFDSASVCEYAKHNIQQAGMTDRVSTHPGNFFHDPFPSGTDCIVYCHILTIWSMDRNRILLKRTFDALPETGAVVIFNMMGGDDDRGPLSTALGSPYFLAIATGEGMLHPWKDYEAALEDAGFQRVVRLDQGLPVNHGILVGFKK
- a CDS encoding fatty acid desaturase translates to MTAVNQKTLPPIIKAASPEREAEMRAQIRKLVGARAAPFMRQLIGAWCVIIGAISLAIWLDNVWMSLATIFLVATRQNLLGLLVHEQVHRLGSRGRYGDLITNLFAAYPLLVLTVEGYAQVHLAHHKYFYTEKDPDYARKSGTEWSIPMSRGQFARMLLQDILGINIVRLIRSKKLETDSVRDEFRRRYPTPQWVRPTFWIVVAGALSYSGGWVYFLLYWILPLLTVAQCLVRLGALSEHKYNVNSTELNDSTHLIELSWWERALLPNMNFTLHHYHHMFPGLSFTTLPLVHRMYTEANLVHRENVLHGYADFIRRRILAK